From the genome of Rhodothermales bacterium, one region includes:
- a CDS encoding metalloregulator ArsR/SmtB family transcription factor — translation MTPERLNATFAALADPTRRAILHRLASGEATVMELAKPFDMSQPAISKHLKVLERAGLISRTREAQKRPCRLVAEPMAAAIDWMESYREHWEPAFAHLDALIDELRRLETPPQTPVR, via the coding sequence ATGACGCCAGAACGCCTCAACGCCACGTTCGCCGCCCTCGCAGATCCTACGCGGCGCGCCATCTTACACCGTCTGGCTTCGGGTGAAGCCACGGTCATGGAGCTTGCCAAGCCCTTCGACATGTCCCAGCCGGCCATCTCCAAGCACCTCAAAGTGCTCGAGCGCGCCGGGCTCATCTCCCGCACGCGCGAGGCGCAGAAGCGCCCCTGCCGGCTTGTCGCCGAACCCATGGCGGCCGCCATCGACTGGATGGAATCCTATCGCGAACACTGGGAGCCGGCGTTTGCCCACCTGGATGCCCTGATCGATGAGCTGCGGCGTCTCGAAACGCCGCCCCAGACCCCGGTGCGCTGA
- a CDS encoding cyclase family protein, translating into MRRIAFLVLVLLMAPALPLHAQTRDAGPWWPNDLWGAADQSGASNWITPEKILEAIALVKTGKVYELGNVYERGMPLLGQRTYAIVMPGLPTSGPVGDQKLVFNEEFIASEIGQVGTQFDGMGHVGQRMTMADGRETDVYYNGFTSDEMADPYGLQRLGVENIKPIITRGVLIDLAGYQGVERLPEHYEATLADVRGALARQGMNENDLRPGDALLFNFGWWTLWPDPITHNQGVIPAIGMDVVQWIIGRQPAMVGSDLALDGAAMRVHPELTMKNGIGNLEFMNFGPLMADPGWEFLLIVTPLRLKGATGSPSRPIAIR; encoded by the coding sequence ATGCGACGTATCGCTTTCCTCGTTTTGGTCCTGCTCATGGCGCCGGCTTTGCCGCTCCACGCACAGACCCGTGACGCCGGCCCCTGGTGGCCGAACGACCTCTGGGGCGCCGCCGATCAGTCCGGCGCTTCGAACTGGATCACCCCGGAGAAAATCCTGGAGGCAATCGCCCTCGTCAAGACCGGCAAGGTCTACGAACTCGGCAACGTCTACGAGCGCGGCATGCCGCTGCTCGGCCAGCGCACCTACGCGATCGTCATGCCCGGCCTCCCGACCAGCGGGCCGGTTGGGGATCAAAAGCTGGTGTTCAACGAAGAGTTTATCGCCAGCGAAATCGGGCAGGTCGGCACGCAGTTCGATGGAATGGGGCATGTCGGCCAGCGGATGACGATGGCCGACGGCAGGGAGACGGATGTCTATTACAACGGTTTCACGTCGGACGAGATGGCCGATCCCTATGGGCTGCAACGCCTCGGGGTCGAGAACATCAAACCGATCATCACGCGGGGCGTGCTGATCGACCTGGCCGGCTACCAGGGCGTCGAGCGCCTGCCCGAACACTACGAGGCGACACTGGCCGACGTACGCGGCGCCCTGGCGCGGCAGGGGATGAATGAAAACGACCTCCGCCCCGGCGATGCGCTGCTCTTCAACTTCGGCTGGTGGACCCTCTGGCCCGATCCGATCACCCACAACCAGGGCGTCATCCCGGCCATCGGGATGGACGTGGTGCAGTGGATCATCGGCCGGCAGCCGGCGATGGTCGGGTCCGACCTCGCCCTCGACGGCGCGGCGATGCGCGTCCACCCCGAGCTGACGATGAAAAACGGGATCGGCAACCTGGAGTTTATGAACTTCGGCCCCCTGATGGCCGATCCGGGATGGGAATTCCTGCTCATCGTCACGCCCTTGCGGCTCAAGGGGGCCACCGGCTCGCCCTCGCGGCCGATCGCCATCCGGTGA
- a CDS encoding GNAT family N-acetyltransferase, which produces MHPPDEHLVVRPYMPADRATCLALLAGNTPRYFLPSDRDDYARFLDALPGPYVVIEHEGAMCAAGGWAMDPDGVAVLTWGLVDTALHRRGIGTRLVRHRLDAMREAGVAGEVRLHTIPQVQGFYEKLGFRVEVVAPDGFGPGFDRVTMGCRL; this is translated from the coding sequence GTGCATCCCCCCGACGAGCACCTCGTGGTGCGACCGTATATGCCGGCCGATCGAGCGACCTGCCTCGCCCTGCTCGCCGGCAATACGCCCCGCTACTTCCTGCCCTCCGACCGGGACGACTATGCGCGTTTCCTCGATGCGCTGCCCGGGCCGTACGTCGTCATCGAACACGAAGGCGCGATGTGTGCCGCCGGTGGCTGGGCGATGGATCCCGATGGGGTGGCCGTGCTGACCTGGGGGTTGGTCGACACCGCACTACATCGACGAGGTATCGGAACCCGGCTGGTGCGCCACAGGCTGGATGCCATGCGCGAGGCCGGCGTCGCCGGCGAGGTGCGTTTGCATACCATTCCGCAGGTTCAGGGCTTCTACGAGAAGCTGGGGTTTCGCGTCGAAGTCGTTGCACCCGATGGCTTTGGCCCCGGGTTCGACAGGGTTACCATGGGGTGCCGGCTGTAA
- a CDS encoding BadF/BadG/BcrA/BcrD ATPase family protein encodes MTPPSLYIGIDAGGTRSRLLGRTREGETLIQAEGPGANPHRIGYEASARLLAELIQTHCRVQPLHRLAGVGLGVAGLGRPADTEAFLDAFHRYLPPLAPDRLVVLSDADLALHAAFGASGSGALIIAGTGSIVLARTAEGERVRAGGWGYLLGDEGGGYRIGQAGLQAVARAYDGGPPTILASLLQGSFDMTRPEHLVERVYRPDWSMAAVAPLVLQGAAQGDAVCKAILHAQTTALAGQAVMLLRTNPTIDRTLRFTGGLTDDAGFASLLAGALKEALPALDVGRLSTSPVEAAVNLAMTA; translated from the coding sequence ATGACGCCCCCCAGCCTGTATATCGGCATCGACGCCGGCGGCACCCGCTCGCGGCTGCTCGGACGCACTCGGGAGGGCGAGACGCTCATTCAGGCCGAGGGGCCCGGCGCCAACCCGCACCGGATCGGCTACGAGGCCTCCGCCCGACTGCTGGCGGAGCTGATCCAGACCCACTGCAGGGTCCAGCCGCTGCACCGGCTCGCGGGCGTGGGCCTCGGCGTCGCCGGTCTCGGCCGGCCGGCCGACACGGAAGCGTTCCTCGATGCCTTCCATCGCTACCTGCCGCCGCTCGCGCCCGACCGGCTGGTCGTCCTCTCCGACGCCGATCTGGCCCTGCACGCTGCGTTCGGGGCATCCGGCAGCGGCGCGCTGATCATCGCCGGCACCGGCTCCATCGTGCTCGCTCGAACCGCAGAGGGCGAACGGGTTCGAGCGGGTGGATGGGGGTATCTGCTGGGCGACGAGGGTGGCGGATACCGCATCGGGCAGGCCGGCCTGCAGGCCGTCGCCCGGGCGTACGACGGCGGTCCACCCACGATCCTGGCGAGCCTCCTGCAAGGATCCTTCGATATGACGCGCCCCGAGCACCTGGTCGAGCGCGTCTATCGCCCCGACTGGTCGATGGCCGCCGTCGCCCCGCTGGTGCTTCAGGGCGCGGCACAGGGCGACGCCGTCTGCAAGGCCATCCTTCACGCGCAAACCACCGCGCTGGCCGGCCAGGCCGTGATGCTTCTGCGGACCAACCCGACCATCGACCGAACGCTGCGCTTCACCGGCGGGCTCACCGACGACGCCGGCTTCGCCTCCCTGCTGGCCGGCGCACTCAAGGAAGCCCTGCCGGCACTCGACGTGGGCCGGCTCTCCACCTCACCCGTCGAGGCGGCCGTCAATCTGGCGATGACGGCGTGA
- a CDS encoding penicillin acylase family protein gives MNARNRLPFPIPHLPQGATLPFVGLGARLFWPVVALILLAIASTATIWFLAYGITPGVPNSARLRGLQQPAEIGWLADGGVRVSANDERDAAVALGYAHATSYLWQIALWRQTARGELTLWFGPDLLELDRFTRELRFESLARETFRTLPAGQQDWLRAYADGINTAFDETAFLTRDEFALLQITPDRWRPWHTLAIERLMAWLAVQLDTTSAPATQPASFARFLASDRALRSWLQLHSFDYGFAWVYSDSTDTLLGERYVTGSTPTPLLLETLIQTPAGSRIVAGIPGSPITPTGRSGAGSWAGLLHSTARLRMAPTALSDSVPTIHERIEGRGGLEFLHTFRPGDGHIQFFSLPDTSGSIPDSALTLFWSGLGPGTDFDAWRQLATADSAAFSLFDGATVRMRPDGSWDVAGVPPYRETVGSVTLIGGTPWTPYLARHLDALSRVADDAGRLATWNDDCYSEWAADLTPRFLAALGRSDSLTAIDRDALTYLRNWDFSYARASIGAAIFEAWLTQLQRGALAGPGDFDTLPEDAVLLTAFRSAVDVLADSLSNDLSTWRLENYRPSIFLYPAWSHGGVLQSNKHMQADTRFAPLQLPGRGHPSTLCWGSFETNDGFQASATWDAWTHAAANDTLYTLRRSLDASGFLGRYRIPVQPPDAHRLHAGMPPESVTRLVPAER, from the coding sequence ATGAACGCTCGCAATCGACTTCCTTTTCCGATACCGCACCTCCCGCAGGGCGCTACCCTCCCGTTTGTCGGGCTGGGGGCGCGGCTGTTCTGGCCCGTCGTGGCGCTCATCCTGCTGGCTATCGCGTCGACGGCGACGATCTGGTTTCTCGCATACGGCATCACCCCGGGGGTGCCGAACAGCGCGCGGCTCCGGGGCCTGCAGCAGCCGGCGGAGATCGGATGGCTCGCCGACGGCGGCGTGCGCGTCTCGGCGAACGACGAGCGGGACGCGGCCGTCGCGCTGGGGTATGCGCATGCCACATCCTACCTCTGGCAGATCGCCCTCTGGCGGCAGACGGCACGGGGCGAACTCACGCTCTGGTTCGGCCCCGATCTGCTCGAACTCGACCGTTTCACCCGCGAACTCCGGTTCGAGTCGCTGGCCCGCGAAACCTTCCGGACCCTGCCCGCCGGCCAGCAGGACTGGCTGCGCGCCTACGCGGACGGGATCAACACCGCGTTCGACGAAACCGCCTTCCTGACCCGCGACGAGTTCGCCCTCCTCCAGATCACCCCGGATCGCTGGCGCCCCTGGCATACGCTCGCGATCGAACGGCTGATGGCCTGGCTCGCCGTGCAGCTCGATACGACCTCCGCGCCGGCCACCCAGCCGGCCTCGTTCGCCCGCTTCCTGGCGTCCGACCGCGCGCTGCGCTCCTGGCTCCAGCTCCACAGTTTCGACTACGGCTTTGCCTGGGTCTACAGCGACTCGACCGACACCCTGCTGGGCGAACGCTATGTGACCGGATCCACGCCGACGCCGCTCCTGCTGGAGACGCTCATCCAGACGCCGGCCGGATCCCGCATCGTCGCCGGCATCCCGGGCTCCCCCATCACGCCGACCGGCCGCTCCGGCGCCGGCAGCTGGGCGGGGCTGCTCCACAGCACGGCCCGGCTTCGCATGGCCCCGACCGCCCTGTCGGATAGCGTCCCGACGATCCACGAGCGGATCGAGGGCCGCGGGGGACTGGAGTTTTTGCACACCTTCCGTCCGGGAGACGGACACATCCAGTTCTTCTCGCTCCCGGACACCAGCGGTTCGATCCCCGACTCGGCGCTGACCCTGTTCTGGTCCGGCCTCGGCCCGGGGACGGACTTCGACGCCTGGCGTCAGCTGGCCACGGCGGACAGCGCGGCGTTTTCCCTCTTCGACGGCGCCACGGTTCGGATGCGTCCGGATGGGTCGTGGGATGTCGCCGGCGTACCGCCCTACCGCGAGACGGTCGGCTCCGTCACCCTGATCGGCGGCACGCCCTGGACGCCGTACCTCGCGCGCCACCTCGACGCCTTGTCCCGCGTAGCGGACGACGCCGGCCGGCTCGCCACCTGGAACGACGACTGCTACAGCGAGTGGGCGGCCGACCTCACCCCCCGCTTCCTGGCCGCCCTGGGCCGATCGGACAGCCTCACCGCCATCGACCGCGACGCCCTGACCTACCTGCGCAACTGGGATTTTTCGTACGCGCGCGCCAGCATCGGCGCGGCCATCTTCGAAGCCTGGCTGACGCAACTGCAGCGCGGCGCCCTCGCCGGCCCCGGCGACTTCGACACCCTCCCCGAGGACGCCGTCCTGCTGACCGCCTTCCGCTCCGCGGTCGATGTGCTGGCCGATTCGCTGAGCAACGACCTGAGCACGTGGCGGTTGGAGAACTACCGGCCAAGCATCTTCCTGTATCCGGCCTGGTCGCACGGGGGTGTGCTGCAAAGCAACAAACACATGCAGGCGGACACCCGCTTCGCCCCCCTCCAACTGCCCGGGCGCGGTCATCCTTCCACCCTCTGCTGGGGGTCGTTTGAAACGAACGACGGCTTTCAGGCCTCCGCCACCTGGGATGCCTGGACCCACGCGGCCGCCAACGACACGCTGTACACCCTTCGGCGATCGCTCGACGCCTCCGGATTCCTGGGGCGGTACCGCATCCCGGTCCAGCCTCCGGATGCCCATCGCCTGCACGCCGGCATGCCGCCGGAATCCGTAACGCGGCTCGTACCGGCCGAGCGATAA
- a CDS encoding helix-hairpin-helix domain-containing protein: MHNKTIGKYLKETSALIELTGGNPFRARAMANAARTVERLEEPAADMLAAGTLTLVKGIGAGLAAQIDELVQTGSFEARDELLGAIPPGVLDMMRIKGLGAKKVRAIWLQLEITSIAELEEACTIGRLADLDGFGEKTQENILENIRLLKQYSAHRRYADAAGQAASLIEALRGAVERLEPAGAFRRKCETVEQVDLLVTGASPDRVAEACAPFVSAAKTAAGPDGQTVIDGALPDGLRVVIHLTPPERFGTALFQLTGAEVHVAALTDRLGGLPEVAEEDELYTRAGLAPVPPELREGRGELEAAAGRLPRLIEYQDLQGTLHNHSRYSDGAHSLEEMAEATRALGLSYFGICDHSQSLVIANGLAPERVAQQQDEIRRLNAGYAGRGIPFKIFSGIESDILADGSLDYPEDVLASFDLIVASVHTRMNMNEADATARIVRAIENPYTTILGHPTGRLLLVREGYPLDYERILDACAEQGVAIELNANPYRLDLDWRWIKAATDRGVMISINPDAHTREGLADMRWGVEAARKGWLEPSQCLNALSLEAFSEWLSRPRPKRTRR, from the coding sequence ATGCATAACAAAACGATAGGTAAGTACCTCAAGGAGACGTCCGCCCTGATCGAACTGACGGGCGGCAATCCGTTTCGGGCGCGCGCCATGGCGAACGCGGCGCGCACGGTAGAACGACTCGAAGAACCGGCGGCCGATATGCTCGCCGCCGGCACGCTCACGTTGGTCAAAGGGATCGGAGCCGGCCTCGCCGCACAGATCGACGAACTGGTGCAGACCGGCAGCTTCGAGGCGCGCGACGAACTGCTCGGCGCCATCCCGCCGGGCGTGCTCGACATGATGCGGATCAAGGGGCTCGGCGCCAAAAAGGTGCGCGCCATCTGGCTCCAGCTCGAAATCACGTCCATCGCCGAACTGGAGGAAGCCTGCACCATCGGCCGGCTGGCCGATCTGGACGGTTTTGGCGAAAAGACGCAGGAGAACATCCTCGAAAATATCCGCCTGCTCAAGCAGTACAGCGCCCACCGGCGCTACGCCGACGCCGCGGGGCAGGCCGCATCCCTGATCGAGGCCTTGCGCGGCGCCGTCGAGCGCCTCGAACCGGCCGGCGCCTTTCGCCGCAAGTGCGAAACCGTGGAGCAGGTCGATCTGCTCGTCACCGGGGCCTCGCCCGACCGCGTGGCCGAAGCCTGCGCCCCCTTTGTCAGCGCCGCGAAGACCGCGGCCGGGCCGGACGGCCAGACCGTGATCGACGGCGCGCTCCCCGACGGCTTGCGCGTCGTCATCCACCTCACCCCCCCGGAACGGTTCGGCACCGCCCTGTTCCAACTGACCGGGGCTGAGGTCCATGTCGCCGCGCTGACGGACCGCCTCGGCGGGCTGCCCGAGGTGGCCGAGGAGGACGAACTCTACACACGCGCCGGCCTCGCGCCCGTCCCGCCGGAGCTTCGCGAGGGGCGCGGCGAGCTGGAGGCCGCCGCCGGCCGGCTCCCCCGCCTCATCGAATACCAGGATCTCCAGGGCACGCTCCACAACCATTCGCGCTACAGCGACGGCGCCCACAGCCTGGAGGAGATGGCGGAAGCCACCCGCGCGCTCGGGCTGTCGTATTTCGGGATCTGCGACCACAGCCAGTCGCTCGTCATCGCGAACGGACTGGCGCCGGAACGCGTTGCGCAGCAACAGGATGAGATCCGCCGGCTCAACGCCGGCTACGCCGGGCGCGGCATCCCCTTCAAGATTTTCAGCGGGATCGAGAGCGACATCCTCGCCGATGGCTCGCTCGACTACCCCGAGGACGTGCTCGCCTCGTTCGATCTCATCGTCGCGAGCGTGCACACCCGGATGAACATGAACGAGGCCGACGCCACCGCCCGCATCGTCCGCGCCATCGAAAACCCCTATACGACCATCCTCGGCCACCCGACGGGCCGGCTCCTGCTCGTCCGCGAGGGCTACCCGCTCGACTACGAGCGCATCCTCGACGCCTGCGCCGAACAGGGCGTCGCCATCGAACTGAACGCCAATCCCTACCGGCTCGACCTCGACTGGCGGTGGATCAAGGCCGCCACCGACCGCGGCGTCATGATCTCCATCAACCCAGACGCCCACACCCGCGAAGGCCTCGCGGACATGCGCTGGGGCGTCGAGGCCGCCCGGAAGGGCTGGCTCGAACCCTCCCAGTGCCTCAACGCCCTCTCCCTGGAGGCGTTTTCGGAATGGCTGAGCCGGCCGCGCCCGAAACGGACGCGCCGGTAA
- a CDS encoding S24 family peptidase, translating into MELRKKQPSALARRVEHTVTIRGDSMLPDLAPGETFHFVPADRVTHDGLYVVRLDGHEMVKQIQRLPGNRLRVSSINPRYASYDLEEDDPSIAILGHTLHDSISPDALFRAR; encoded by the coding sequence ATGGAACTACGCAAGAAGCAGCCTTCCGCGCTCGCGCGCCGGGTCGAACATACGGTCACGATCCGCGGCGACAGCATGCTTCCGGATCTCGCCCCCGGTGAGACCTTCCACTTCGTACCGGCCGACCGGGTGACGCACGACGGACTCTACGTCGTCCGCCTCGATGGCCATGAGATGGTCAAACAGATTCAGCGGCTCCCGGGCAACCGGCTCCGCGTCTCCAGCATCAATCCCCGCTACGCCTCCTACGACCTGGAGGAAGACGACCCGTCGATCGCCATTCTCGGCCACACCCTGCACGACTCCATCAGTCCGGACGCCCTCTTCAGGGCGCGCTAG
- a CDS encoding nucleotidyltransferase family protein, protein MSSFPGVLEQSLLLQCAYPVATPHKRLQPDPASLSALNWQLVLKQARAHSILPLLHRFLSQNPEWDPPADVVGFLSSHVLEQSVTNLFQLRELIRMLDVLNEAGVHAIPFKGPTLSAYLYNDTGIRPFSDLDLLIDREAFPRLKEVMMAQGYRPFRTFTPAQEETFLETQMGYEFVRHDERVVFEVHWSFLNKVHAFRLDPAAVRERSQNVTVAGKNVPMFEPADLLLYLCAHGSKSFWERLRWICDIAELVVRHREDDTIETARKRARAIQSERMLLIGLNLAQHLLDVELPGDLKQELRWDGTVGQLTNAVVQQLFTGTNLPPKYQLNFHLQMRERFRDRLPYYRHIVQLYLYGNEKDRALISLPPALSFLYPVVKPFRLIRDKLGFAPAYSGDDSVRQEF, encoded by the coding sequence ATGTCATCCTTCCCTGGCGTTTTAGAACAGAGCCTGCTGCTGCAGTGCGCCTATCCGGTTGCCACGCCCCATAAAAGGCTGCAACCCGATCCCGCGTCGCTCTCTGCCCTGAACTGGCAGCTCGTCCTCAAACAGGCTCGCGCGCACAGCATCCTGCCGCTCCTGCACCGTTTTCTGAGCCAGAACCCGGAATGGGACCCGCCGGCCGACGTCGTCGGCTTCCTGAGCAGCCACGTCCTGGAGCAATCGGTCACCAACCTCTTCCAGCTGCGCGAACTGATCCGCATGCTGGATGTGCTGAACGAGGCCGGCGTCCACGCCATCCCGTTCAAGGGCCCCACGCTCAGCGCGTATCTGTACAACGACACCGGGATCCGCCCCTTCAGCGACCTCGACCTGCTGATCGACCGCGAGGCGTTTCCCCGCCTGAAAGAGGTGATGATGGCGCAGGGCTATCGCCCGTTCCGCACCTTCACGCCGGCGCAGGAAGAGACCTTTCTGGAGACGCAGATGGGCTACGAGTTCGTCCGCCACGACGAGCGCGTGGTCTTCGAGGTCCACTGGTCGTTCCTCAACAAGGTGCACGCCTTCCGGCTCGACCCCGCCGCCGTGCGCGAACGGTCTCAGAACGTAACGGTCGCGGGTAAAAACGTACCGATGTTCGAGCCGGCGGATCTGCTCCTGTATCTCTGCGCCCACGGCTCGAAAAGCTTCTGGGAGCGGCTGCGCTGGATCTGCGACATCGCCGAACTGGTCGTCCGGCATCGCGAGGACGATACGATCGAGACTGCCCGCAAGCGGGCGCGCGCCATCCAGTCCGAGCGGATGCTGCTGATCGGCCTGAATCTTGCGCAGCATCTTCTCGATGTCGAACTGCCGGGCGATCTCAAACAGGAGCTGCGCTGGGACGGCACCGTCGGCCAGCTCACCAATGCGGTGGTGCAACAGCTGTTTACCGGGACGAACCTCCCGCCGAAGTACCAGCTGAACTTCCACCTGCAGATGCGTGAGCGCTTCCGGGACCGGCTTCCCTACTACCGGCATATCGTCCAGCTGTATCTGTACGGCAACGAAAAAGACCGCGCGCTGATTTCGCTGCCGCCGGCGCTTTCGTTCCTGTACCCGGTCGTCAAGCCGTTCCGCCTGATCCGCGACAAACTGGGATTTGCGCCGGCGTATTCCGGAGACGATTCCGTCCGTCAGGAATTTTGA
- a CDS encoding GAF domain-containing protein, translating into MQSTAESKLERSEDRAARFRAASDRRHTHLLWGVAAAQCQLLLNSDFPRALFAALRTLGKALGLDRAYVARHRPHRDAPPTLDVVQSWVSAVGRQRLDVPLERHGLFTRYAHWAGRFEAGEVVAFPSNRETPFAGQQAGEASVKSCIFVPILVDGAYWGVIGLEHFHTCVLWTPNDESILKSLSLGIGGAIEKQQGIDALTGDGGAAHWADSDESFEQLHLESRILRQVSEAILAMDRYGIVTYFNQGAEIIFGLAAREAIGQPYESLVRQRNTPFEKDPAVQSELEHRGVWSGRDTLVLKDWRTRQVTLSVTPLRERGEMQGAIVVLRDVLRDVTANRQQELRIEHRLRVESALVEASQQLVSVGQVNFEQLLGLMGEAVGAETVYFVEIPSDRQLMQESPEALHELSQPRIWEKAKNDDTLLPDFGGGANMEAQRLVCKWNGTRLSKASKQGKQTALAVPVLSPQGKLHGYLGVEYGGRPPEWREADSRVLSVLGDLLSTYFERKISEEALRESEERYRTFVDTTSEAIWRIELEKPVSTKGSISEQVNAFCELADLAECNRVMAILLGSRDPEKLLGRRLNVVMPHLEVALVDELVRSGYRLHNHEYSVACNGQHLRHFVINAVGTVKDDTLIRVWGSCVEVTERVMLERQMVEALEEQQQRIGRDLHDGVGQLLTGVRMLSQNLAEKLTEQEDDSAVQARKVSGFAEQASRRVREIYRGLTPTQLFYEGLATALNELAHNTTGLPGITCSFMTDGLVDVWEKDTKMHLYRIAQEAVNNALKHAEASEILISLNARGSEITLSIEDDGKGFDPAVRTGKSLGLNSMDYRARTIKGSFDISSSAGKGTIVRCVIKENLLKHELTQFA; encoded by the coding sequence ATGCAATCAACCGCTGAAAGCAAACTAGAGCGATCCGAAGACCGGGCAGCCCGGTTTCGGGCGGCCAGCGACCGCCGGCACACCCATCTGCTCTGGGGTGTGGCCGCCGCGCAGTGTCAGCTCCTGCTCAACTCGGATTTCCCCCGCGCGCTCTTCGCCGCGCTCCGCACCCTCGGCAAGGCGCTGGGGCTCGACAGGGCCTACGTGGCCCGTCACCGGCCGCACCGGGATGCTCCGCCCACGCTCGACGTGGTCCAGAGCTGGGTCTCGGCCGTGGGCCGGCAGCGATTGGACGTGCCCCTCGAACGGCACGGGCTGTTTACCCGCTACGCGCACTGGGCCGGCCGCTTCGAAGCCGGCGAGGTCGTAGCCTTTCCATCGAACCGGGAGACGCCGTTCGCGGGCCAGCAGGCCGGCGAGGCCAGCGTTAAGTCGTGCATTTTCGTGCCGATTCTCGTGGATGGGGCGTATTGGGGGGTAATCGGACTCGAACATTTTCATACGTGCGTTCTCTGGACGCCAAATGACGAATCGATCTTGAAGAGCTTATCCTTGGGTATCGGCGGCGCTATAGAAAAACAACAGGGCATCGATGCGCTCACCGGCGATGGCGGAGCGGCGCACTGGGCCGATAGCGACGAATCGTTCGAGCAGCTCCACCTCGAGTCCCGGATCCTCCGGCAGGTCAGCGAGGCCATCCTGGCCATGGACCGCTACGGGATCGTCACGTATTTCAACCAGGGCGCCGAAATCATCTTCGGTCTCGCCGCGCGCGAGGCCATCGGCCAGCCGTACGAGTCGCTGGTGCGCCAGCGGAATACGCCGTTCGAGAAAGACCCCGCGGTGCAGTCCGAACTCGAACATCGCGGCGTGTGGTCGGGGCGCGACACCCTGGTGCTGAAGGATTGGCGGACGCGTCAGGTGACCCTGTCCGTGACGCCGCTGCGCGAGCGGGGCGAGATGCAGGGCGCGATCGTGGTCCTGCGCGACGTCCTGCGGGACGTGACGGCCAACCGCCAGCAGGAGCTGCGCATCGAGCATCGCCTGCGCGTCGAGAGTGCGCTCGTCGAGGCGTCGCAGCAGCTGGTGTCGGTCGGGCAGGTCAATTTCGAGCAGTTGCTCGGGCTGATGGGGGAGGCGGTAGGGGCCGAAACGGTCTATTTCGTCGAGATCCCCTCGGATCGGCAGCTGATGCAGGAATCGCCGGAGGCGCTGCACGAGCTGTCGCAGCCGCGCATCTGGGAAAAGGCCAAAAACGACGACACGCTGTTGCCGGACTTTGGCGGGGGCGCCAACATGGAGGCCCAGCGGCTCGTCTGCAAGTGGAATGGCACGCGGTTGTCCAAGGCCTCGAAACAGGGCAAACAGACGGCGCTGGCGGTGCCGGTGCTGTCGCCCCAGGGCAAGCTGCACGGTTATCTCGGCGTCGAATACGGGGGCCGGCCTCCGGAGTGGCGCGAAGCCGACAGCCGGGTGCTCAGCGTGCTGGGCGACCTGCTGTCCACCTACTTCGAACGCAAAATTTCTGAAGAGGCGCTGCGGGAGAGCGAGGAGCGCTACCGCACGTTCGTTGACACCACGTCCGAGGCGATCTGGCGCATCGAGCTGGAGAAGCCCGTATCGACGAAAGGATCGATTTCCGAGCAGGTCAACGCGTTTTGCGAACTGGCCGATCTGGCGGAATGCAACCGCGTGATGGCCATCCTGCTGGGAAGCCGCGATCCCGAGAAGCTGCTGGGACGCCGGCTCAACGTGGTCATGCCCCATCTGGAAGTGGCGCTCGTCGACGAGCTGGTTCGCTCCGGGTACCGGCTGCACAACCACGAATATTCTGTAGCCTGCAACGGCCAGCACCTGCGGCATTTCGTCATCAACGCGGTGGGGACGGTGAAGGACGACACGCTCATCCGCGTCTGGGGCAGCTGCGTTGAGGTGACGGAACGGGTGATGCTCGAGCGGCAGATGGTCGAGGCGCTCGAGGAGCAGCAGCAGCGCATCGGGCGCGATCTGCACGACGGCGTCGGGCAGCTGCTGACGGGCGTTCGCATGCTAAGCCAGAACCTGGCCGAGAAGCTGACCGAGCAGGAAGACGACAGCGCCGTCCAGGCGCGCAAGGTGTCGGGCTTTGCCGAGCAGGCCTCGCGGCGCGTCCGCGAAATCTACCGCGGCCTGACGCCGACGCAGCTGTTCTACGAAGGGCTGGCGACCGCGCTCAACGAACTCGCGCACAACACGACGGGGCTGCCGGGCATCACGTGCTCGTTCATGACGGACGGGCTGGTGGATGTCTGGGAGAAGGATACGAAAATGCATCTGTACCGCATCGCCCAGGAAGCCGTCAACAATGCGCTCAAGCACGCGGAGGCCTCCGAGATCCTGATCTCGCTGAACGCGCGCGGGAGCGAGATCACGCTCAGCATCGAGGACGACGGAAAAGGCTTCGATCCCGCCGTCCGCACGGGCAAGTCGCTCGGCCTCAACAGCATGGACTATCGCGCGCGAACGATTAAAGGTTCGTTCGATATTTCGTCGTCCGCCGGCAAAGGAACGATTGTACGCTGTGTCATCAAGGAAAACCTGCTTAAGCATGAGCTAACGCAGTTCGCCTGA